The genomic segment GGGGTTCGGTATTCGATGAGATGTTCGGAGGGCGTAGCGGCGGACAGCAGCGACAACGTCAGAAGCCGGTCGGCCAACCCGGCTCCGATCTGAAGGTCCGGCTTAAACTCACGCTCGAAGAGGTTGCAACGGGCGTCGAAAAGAAACTGAAAATCAAGAAGCACATTGTGTGCGGAACGTGTCACGGCAGCGGGGCAAAATCTTCAAGCTCCCGGATAACCTGCCCGGTCTGCAGCGGAACAGGTGAACTGCGTCAGGTTTCCCGTTCCGTGTTCGGTCAGTTCGTCAACATCTCAACCTGCAACAACTGCGGCGGCGAAGGAAAAATTATCAAAGACCCGTGCCTGACATGCAGCGGCGATGGACGCGTACAAGGTGAAGCGACTGTAAAAGTCACAATTCCTGCCGGAGTAAGTGAGGGTAATTACATCTCTTTGCGCGGCGAAGGCAATGCAGGAATGCGCGGCGGACAGGCAGGAGATGTGATTGTGATGATTGAAGTCGAACCGCACGAAGTATTTACACGCAACAATGATGATGTGGTGCTCGATCTTCTGGTCAGCTTTCCCGAAGCAACGCTTGGTGCCGATGTCGAAGTCCCGACCTTGAGCGGCAGGGCTAAACTCAAAATCGAGCCCGGAACACAATCGGGGCGAGTGTTGCGCATGCGTGACAAAGGCATCCCGCATCTGAACAGCTACGGACGAGGCGACCAGCTTGTGCGTGTCAATGTCTGGATTCCCACAAAGCTCAATAGCGAAGAACGGGCTGCACTGAAGCAGCTGTCACAATTCGAAAACATCAATCCAAAAGAGGGGGACAAATCCGCTCACTCGGACAAGAGTTTCTTTGAGCGGGTAAAAAAGGCGTTCACTTAGTTCATTCCACAGAATCTTGGCTGAAAAGCGTGCCGGGGCTGTAAGCTGTCCGTTGCCAGCACGTTGCGAACTTCCGGAGGTGAACAATGAGGGTCCTCAAGAGGATTCAGGATACAGTTGGATTCACTCGCAAAGAGGCGGTTTCCATCCTCACGCTTTCGACGGTTTTTCTTGTCGGAACCGGTATTCGATGGTTGCAGCCGAAGGAGAATCGAGATGCCGACACCAGGTTGCAGTTCGATTATTCCCGACAGGATAGCCTGTACGCCGAGGCCGCTCAAAAACACGCGCAGTTAGTGACGACTTCGGTTGATTCCACAAAACCGGCGACAAGATCATCACATAAAACGCTGCGAGTTGCTGCTGTCAACATCAATACTGCCGGCAAAACACAGCTCATGAGCCTGCCCGGAATCGGGGAAGCGTATGCCGAACGTATTCTCGAATACAGGAAAACAAACGGGCGATTCAATTCAGTCGAAGAGCTTTCCAAAGTGAAAGGGATCGGGAAAAAGAAACTCGAGAAAATCCGACCTCACGTCAGGGTGCAGTAGGGGGGAACCCGCCTCATGCTTACTCACACCACGATTATTCACCGGATCAGTCATTGATAGAACGAAACGTTGCGCAGCAAAATCACAGTTAGCATACTCCTTGCGTTCCTCGCCGGCACAACCCTGTTCGGACAAGAGAATCGGGATTCCCTTTCTCTTCTGCAAGTCTTTCCCGGCAAGAAAATCTTTCCTGCGTTCACCGCCGATGGTCTTGCACATCAGCTTTCGCTTTCACGCGTCACGGAAAACAGGGATTGGATCGGAGCCGTGGGTGGTTCAATCCCGCTGGCGCAGGTGAACGCCAAGGACTTCACACTCCAGGGTAGCGTCGCGGTGACCATCTTCAACAGATTAGTGAAGAGACCCGGGCACCTTGAAGTGTACACGGTTGATTATAAGGTGGATTTTCCCTTTGACATTCGCTTGTCGGAACTTGCCTTGCGGATCGCGTTGGGACACATCAGCTGTCACTTTGCCGACGATGTTGAGTTATACGGAAAGAATTCCATTCAGCATGTTAACGATTACATCACGCTGAGCGCATCATACGATCTTCCCGTCACCGGCGGGTACGTGTACGGTGGAAATCCAACTACAGTTTTGGCACACAGCCGATTCAACACAAACCCCTGGCTTTTTCAAATCGGGGGCACACGTTGGCACTATCTCGTTGCACGACGAAGTAACCCTGTACGGCGCGTTCGATGTGAAGGTGAAGCAAGAAGTCGGCTGGGGAAGCATCCGCAGCTTTCAAGTTGGTGTCAGGCTTTTCCCACGCCTGAACTACGGCCTACGGCTTGCGTACACATTGCGGACAGGGTTTGAGGAACGGGGGCAGTTCTACATGACGAAGGCCACCAACAATCTCATTTCGGCATACATTGATTTTTAGGGGAAGATGAGAAAAGGAATCCTTGTCCTGCTGCTGGCATGTGCATCACTGAGCCACGCTCAGGACACATTGCTGGTCACCGATGGCTTCACATACAATCCTGATTTCACCGGGCGGAAAATCGTTGCAACGGGCGCGGTCGGCGGCCTGCTGGGCCTTTCCTTGTATTGGTGCTACGATAGCTGGTGGAGAAACACGGGAGGCGGATTTCATTTTGTCACGGAGAATTGGCTGAACGGTTATGCCCGCGGTATAGATAAGATCGGGCATTTCTACACCTCCTACTTCTACTTCCATATGTTCAGAAACATTATGTTGTGGGGAGGATATGAAGGTTCAACCGCTGATTGGTGGGCGTTGGGAAGCGCCACGTTCTTTGCACTTGCAGTGGAAATCGGGGACGGGCTTACGCCGCAATACGGATTCGATTATCAGGACCTGACGTTTAATCTTTGCGCGTCGCCTACGGCTACTTGCAAACGAAATATCCCCTTCTTGAAGAACTTCAACTTCAATGGAGTTAAGGGTGCCAAACGACGGTTACAGATTCCCCCATCCGCCTTGTTGAACACTACGACGACCATACCTACTGGCTGACATGCGATATCAACAATCTTCTCCTCAACCATTGAACCCTATTGGCCTGACTGGCTTCAGCTTCTTGCAGTCGGGATGGGGGTCGATGACGGATGGACGAAACGCGAGTTTGTCATTGGGTTCGATATCAGTCTCGAATCTCTCTTCCAGCCCAAGAATCAGGAACTTCTGTCCCATCACGAAACTATCGACAAGTTTCATATTCCCGCTCCCGCCATCAAATTCACTGAACGGAAAAAGCCCGTTACTACCTGTTCCACAAGAACCTGGATAGAAATAGTAACGCCCGAAAGCAAACAAGTTTACGCGGGCGAACATCATGCACTCCCCTGAACTCCGTCTCAGTGGAGCTGAATCAGACTGACGTTACTTCGCAACAATCATCTTCTTCGTCTCGTTGAAACTTCCTGACACAAGTTTATAAAAATAAATGCCCGATGTCAACCGGGCAAGCCGTAACGGTATCCAGTCCGATGGAATGCCGACCCGCGCTCATCGTTCCCTTTACTAATGTCGCCACTTCTTGACCCAGGAGATTGTACACCGTCAATGTCGTGAATCCTCCGCTCTTGAGTGTAAACTCGATTTTCGTTGAAGGATTGAACGGGTTCGGATAGTTCTGATTCAACGAGTACGAAAGCGCTGCAGTGTTGCCTCCGACGGATGTCGGAACACTTACCGCGACAGGGTCCACAAAAGTGAGTGTACTGTCAAGATTGATCTGTTTCAATCGGTAATACCAGAGTCCCGGTGTTGCGGTACTGTCGAAAAAAATGTAATCGTGCGGAATGTTGGTTGTCCCCTGTCCGGGAACAAAACTATTGGGAAGTGTTGAGAAGTGAGCCGGAACAGCATGGCCTCGCTGCACTTCAAAGCCGTAATTCTGATACTCCGATAGTGTCCTCCAATTCAGTCGAACGACACCATTCCCTGTGGCGGCAGCCGTAAAAGATGCCAGGACAATGGGAACGGGCGTGCTACTGTACGAAAATTGAAATGTCTGTTCGCCGAGCGTGGTATTGAATCTGTCCTTCAAGCTGTATTATTCCATGCGTACGAACGTCCGCTCACGATTCCACCCTCCGTCCCGTAAATCAAGGTTGTGTCGTTTGCCCGAAGCGTTGTATCGAGACCTGTTCCGGTTATTCTTACAAGATAGTAATGCGGGTCCTTGCTAAGATCAGCGGATCTTGTCCACTTGAAATGGATATCCGCGACACCGACCACCGTTGAGTTGTCCGGCGGTTCTAGCAGTGTTGCGTTCTGCCTCGGAGCAAGTGCGGAGAAACTGAAAATGTACAAACCGTTCTGCATATCGGAGCCGATGATCTTTCCTGACGGAAAATAAGGATAGCATGCCCACATGCCATTGTAGGAACCGGACGGTTGAGTAGATGTATCATAGCCGCCGGCATCGGCAGGACTCGTCGGGTTGGCAATGTCAACCACGCGCAAACCTGCAGTGTACCATGCCACATAAGCGTAATCGCCGCGGATAAACACATTGTGCACAATATCCGCCGGGTTGGGGGTAAAGGTCGCAACCGGCGTTGTCGATACCGCCGGTAAATTCTGAAGATCCCACACTTTCAGGTTCTTCGCCGTCGAACCCACTTCATCCGTTGTGATCGCATACTTCCGGTCCTTTGTTGTCCATACGTTGTGAGTACCGCCGCCTGTGTACGCAATGCTCGCAATCAGCGAAGGAGTTGTTTTGTTCCGACCATCGATAATATCGAGCCGCCCGTTGTTGATGGCTGCTGCAAAAATTGTATCGTTACGAATGTACGAATCGTGAACGTAACGCGTTGTCCATCTGCCGAGATACTGTGGACGACGGGGATTGGCCAAACTTGCAATGATCATGCCGCTGGCGGTTCCGTTCAGATACAGGTATCCGTCGTGTATGGAAATTGTATGAGACTGGAGAATGTTGAAACCGCCGAGGCTTAGTATTGTTGTATCCAGCGAGATGCTGTTCGGGAGATTGGCCAGATTGATAATCTGCAAGCCCTGACTGCCATTCACATCGGCCACGGCATAGGCGTAGTGGCTGTATGACTTCACCTCTTTCCACAGTGATGTTGCACCGGTGATATGCCCGATCTCAACCGGAGATGACGCATTGGTGATATCAATGACAGATGTTCCCGTCGCCGTTCCGAGAATGGCATACTCACGTCCGTCGGGGGCAGTGTAGCCCCAACATCCGGCAAACGAAACGCCGCCTGTTGTTCCGCGATTGGGTTTGATGGTGCCGAGGAGTGTTACCGAGGTAGGTTGAGCAACAGCGAGAAAGGCAAATAGTACAATTCCAACTGCACAGATCCACAAAGCTTTCATGAATGCCCCTTTATTGTAAAGCAGAGAACAGTTTTATTGGCGAACAATCTATTGAGATTCGGAAGAAAGAGCAAGCGATTGAACAACTCGGTAGTGTCTCAAACTGAGACACTACCAACAACTCAACTCAACTCTGATCGCAGAAATTTCCCTGTCGCCGAACTGCCGGCCTTTGTCACAGCTTCAGGCGTTCCCTCAGCGACAATATTCCCTCCCGATTTGCCCCCGCCCGGACCGAGGTCAATCACCCAGTCGGCAGTTTTGATGACATCAAGGTTGTGTTCAATCACGACCACGGTGTTGCCTTTTTCAACAAGCCGATTCAGCACATTCAACAACATGCGGATGTCCTCAAAATGCAGGCCTGTTGTCGGCTCGTCGAGAATGTACAGCGTGTTTCCGGTTCCAATCTTTGACAACTCGGTTGAGAGTTTCACGCGCTGTGCCTCTCCCCCGCTCAACGTCGTTGCCTGTTGTCCAAGCCTGATGTAGCCGAGGCCGACATCGTTCAGTGTTGAGAGTTTCCGCTGAAGACCCGGAATCTCGCTGAAGAATCCTACCGCTTCCGACACCGTCATGTCGAGAACGTCCGCAATGGACTTGCCTTTGTACAAAACCTGCAGTGTCTCACGGTTGTAACGCTTTCCCTTACAAACGTCGCACAGAACGTACACATCAGGCAGGAAGTTCATTTCAATTTTCTTCACCCCGTCACCTTCGCAGTTTTCGCATCGGCCGCCGGCGACATTGAAGCTGAAGCGTCCTGGCTTGTACCCGCGTATCTTCGCTTCAGGAAGTTGCGTGAACAGATCGCGAATCAGCCCGAATGCTCCTGTGTACGTGGCGGGATTCGACCGCGGCGTTCTCCCGATTGGTGATTGGTCGATATCGACAACTTTGTCAACATGTTGGAGCCCGTCAATGTTTTTGTAGGGAAGAGGAACGAGCTTCGCCTGATAGAATTTGCGCGACAGAATCGGGTACAGCGTTTCACCGATAAGGGAAGATTTGCCCGATCCGCTTACTCCTGTAACACACATGAAGGTGCCAAGAGGGATCTTCAGGGTAACACTCCGGAGGTTGTTCCCGCGTGCCCCCTCGAGCGTGATGAACTTGCCATTGCCTTTCCTCCGCTCCTTCGGCGTCTCGATCCTTCTTTTTCTGAAGAGATATTGCGCCGTGTAGGAGACAGAATCAAACACACTGTCGCCGTTCGTGTGGATTGTATCATTCCTCAACTCAAGTTGCGACGGATGTCCTGAAGTCACCACATACCCCCCATGTTCACCGGCGCCCGGCCCGAGGTCAAGCACATAGTCGGCACTCTCAATCATTTCTTTGTCGTGCTCAACCACGACAACTGTGTTTCCCAAATCCCGCAACGACTTGAGAGAGTCAATCAGCTTGATATTATCCCTTTGGTGCAAGCCGATGCTCGGCTCGTCGAGAATATACAGCACACCGACAAGCTGTGAGCCGATTTGCGTTGCGAGCCGGATACGTTGTCCCTCCCCGCCGGAAAGAGACCGGGCAGAGCGGTCGAGCGTCAGGTAATCGAGTCCGACGTTGTGAAGAAATTCCAATCGTTGACGGATCTCCTTCAGTATTTGTGTGGCGATCAACATCTGCCTGTCTGTGAGCTTCAGGTCCTTGAAAAACTTCGCCCCCTCTTCAATCGACAACGAAACGACATCATGAATACTAAACTCCTTCTTTGTTACCGCATCCGCCAGCTTGACGGCAAGACTTTCCTTCTTGAGTCGCCCGCCATGGCAGTCCGAGCATGGCTTTGTGTTCATGTAGGCTTCCACCCACTCGCGGATGTTGTTCGAGCTTGCTTCGTCATAATAATGTTTCAGCACGTCCAACAACCCGCCGAAGCGATGCTTGTACATAACCGTCCGGCCACTCTGATAGCGGTATTCGATCTCAAATTTCTCGTCACCCGCTCCGTACAACAGGACGTCTTTTGCTTTTTTCGGGATTTTGCCCACCGGGGTATCGAAATCGAACCTATAGCGTTTGGCGATTGCACGCACCTGACTCCATGCCCATGTCTGCCGCGGTTTGCCGAGCGGAGCGAGTCCTTCCTGATTGATTGTGAGTGATGTATCGGGAATGATCAGATCGAGGTCAAGTTCCTTGATCTCTCCCAACCCGTCACACGTAGGGCATGAGCCGTACGGCGAGTTGAACGAGAATGAGTTCGGGGCAGGGTCTTCATAACTGATGTTGCAGAATGCACATGAGAGATGCCTGCTGAAAAGAATATCCTCTCCGGCTTGTTTCGGCTGTACAGATTTCTTTTTCGAGAGACTCTTTGTAAGAGCTTTCGGCTGCTCGGCCGCTCCATTCCGGTCGACGTTGGCAATTGCCACACCTGCGCCGAAGCGCAGCGCAACTTCCACCGAGTCGGCGATGCGCGAACGGGCTTCTTTCTTGACAACAATTCTGTCAACAACAATCTCAATGTTGTGGACTTTGTACCGGTCGGCTTGCAGGCCTTTCGAGATTTCCTTTACGACGCCGTCTATCCGGACCCGGAGAAAGCCATCCTTCAGAATCTCTTCAAACAACTCACGGTAGTGTCCTTTTCTTCCCTTGACAACCGGCGCAAGGATCTGGACCTTCGTCCCTTCCGGCAGCTTCATGATGCTGTCGATGATCTGATCGGTAGTCTGTTTTGTTACCCTGCGTCCGCAGTTGTAGCAGTATTGTGTACCGCAGCGTGCAAAGAGAAGTCGAAGATAGTCATAAATCTCCGTAACAGTCCCGACAGTCGAGCGCGGATTATTGCTGACGGTTTTTTGTTCGATGGAAATTGCCGGACTCAGCCCCTCGATGTAGTCAACATCGGGGCGTTCCATCACATCAAGAAACTGGCGGGCGTAAGCGGAAAGGCTTTCAACGTAGCGACGCTGACCCTCGGCATAAATAGTATCGAATGCGAGACTCGATTTGCCGGAACCCGAAAGG from the Bacteroidota bacterium genome contains:
- the dnaJ gene encoding molecular chaperone DnaJ produces the protein MAKRDFYSILGVQRNASQDEIKKAYRKLALQFHPDRNPNNKQAEEKFKEAAEAYEALSDPDKRRRYDQFGHDGMRGTDFRPFTNVDDIFSTFGDIFGQSGFGGSVFDEMFGGRSGGQQRQRQKPVGQPGSDLKVRLKLTLEEVATGVEKKLKIKKHIVCGTCHGSGAKSSSSRITCPVCSGTGELRQVSRSVFGQFVNISTCNNCGGEGKIIKDPCLTCSGDGRVQGEATVKVTIPAGVSEGNYISLRGEGNAGMRGGQAGDVIVMIEVEPHEVFTRNNDDVVLDLLVSFPEATLGADVEVPTLSGRAKLKIEPGTQSGRVLRMRDKGIPHLNSYGRGDQLVRVNVWIPTKLNSEERAALKQLSQFENINPKEGDKSAHSDKSFFERVKKAFT
- a CDS encoding helix-hairpin-helix domain-containing protein is translated as MRVLKRIQDTVGFTRKEAVSILTLSTVFLVGTGIRWLQPKENRDADTRLQFDYSRQDSLYAEAAQKHAQLVTTSVDSTKPATRSSHKTLRVAAVNINTAGKTQLMSLPGIGEAYAERILEYRKTNGRFNSVEELSKVKGIGKKKLEKIRPHVRVQ
- a CDS encoding DUF2279 domain-containing protein, with amino-acid sequence MRKGILVLLLACASLSHAQDTLLVTDGFTYNPDFTGRKIVATGAVGGLLGLSLYWCYDSWWRNTGGGFHFVTENWLNGYARGIDKIGHFYTSYFYFHMFRNIMLWGGYEGSTADWWALGSATFFALAVEIGDGLTPQYGFDYQDLTFNLCASPTATCKRNIPFLKNFNFNGVKGAKRRLQIPPSALLNTTTTIPTG
- a CDS encoding T9SS type A sorting domain-containing protein, with protein sequence MKDRFNTTLGEQTFQFSYSSTPVPIVLASFTAAATGNGVVRLNWRTLSEYQNYGFEVQRGHAVPAHFSTLPNSFVPGQGTTNIPHDYIFFDSTATPGLWYYRLKQINLDSTLTFVDPVAVSVPTSVGGNTAALSYSLNQNYPNPFNPSTKIEFTLKSGGFTTLTVYNLLGQEVATLVKGTMSAGRHSIGLDTVTACPVDIGHLFL
- a CDS encoding choice-of-anchor B family protein, encoding MKALWICAVGIVLFAFLAVAQPTSVTLLGTIKPNRGTTGGVSFAGCWGYTAPDGREYAILGTATGTSVIDITNASSPVEIGHITGATSLWKEVKSYSHYAYAVADVNGSQGLQIINLANLPNSISLDTTILSLGGFNILQSHTISIHDGYLYLNGTASGMIIASLANPRRPQYLGRWTTRYVHDSYIRNDTIFAAAINNGRLDIIDGRNKTTPSLIASIAYTGGGTHNVWTTKDRKYAITTDEVGSTAKNLKVWDLQNLPAVSTTPVATFTPNPADIVHNVFIRGDYAYVAWYTAGLRVVDIANPTSPADAGGYDTSTQPSGSYNGMWACYPYFPSGKIIGSDMQNGLYIFSFSALAPRQNATLLEPPDNSTVVGVADIHFKWTRSADLSKDPHYYLVRITGTGLDTTLRANDTTLIYGTEGGIVSGRSYAWNNTA
- the uvrA gene encoding excinuclease ABC subunit UvrA encodes the protein MPKRTAAQPTLDFTPNGQEHIVIRGARVHNLKNIDVDIPRDKLVVITGLSGSGKSSLAFDTIYAEGQRRYVESLSAYARQFLDVMERPDVDYIEGLSPAISIEQKTVSNNPRSTVGTVTEIYDYLRLLFARCGTQYCYNCGRRVTKQTTDQIIDSIMKLPEGTKVQILAPVVKGRKGHYRELFEEILKDGFLRVRIDGVVKEISKGLQADRYKVHNIEIVVDRIVVKKEARSRIADSVEVALRFGAGVAIANVDRNGAAEQPKALTKSLSKKKSVQPKQAGEDILFSRHLSCAFCNISYEDPAPNSFSFNSPYGSCPTCDGLGEIKELDLDLIIPDTSLTINQEGLAPLGKPRQTWAWSQVRAIAKRYRFDFDTPVGKIPKKAKDVLLYGAGDEKFEIEYRYQSGRTVMYKHRFGGLLDVLKHYYDEASSNNIREWVEAYMNTKPCSDCHGGRLKKESLAVKLADAVTKKEFSIHDVVSLSIEEGAKFFKDLKLTDRQMLIATQILKEIRQRLEFLHNVGLDYLTLDRSARSLSGGEGQRIRLATQIGSQLVGVLYILDEPSIGLHQRDNIKLIDSLKSLRDLGNTVVVVEHDKEMIESADYVLDLGPGAGEHGGYVVTSGHPSQLELRNDTIHTNGDSVFDSVSYTAQYLFRKRRIETPKERRKGNGKFITLEGARGNNLRSVTLKIPLGTFMCVTGVSGSGKSSLIGETLYPILSRKFYQAKLVPLPYKNIDGLQHVDKVVDIDQSPIGRTPRSNPATYTGAFGLIRDLFTQLPEAKIRGYKPGRFSFNVAGGRCENCEGDGVKKIEMNFLPDVYVLCDVCKGKRYNRETLQVLYKGKSIADVLDMTVSEAVGFFSEIPGLQRKLSTLNDVGLGYIRLGQQATTLSGGEAQRVKLSTELSKIGTGNTLYILDEPTTGLHFEDIRMLLNVLNRLVEKGNTVVVIEHNLDVIKTADWVIDLGPGGGKSGGNIVAEGTPEAVTKAGSSATGKFLRSELS